The DNA region CACAGCTTGATAAAACTATTAACGTTTTGATTAGAGAAGTTCATCAAAATAATTCTTCAACTCCAGTAATTAAACCAGATAAGAAAAATGACGATAGCTAAAAACTGTTACAATCCCCTGTAAGGCAAACAGTGAAAAAGGACTTCTTTGGTTATGGAGGTTAAAGATACTGTTATACCGAAGGGGATTTTTTTGCCTTCAAGCTACATACCAAGAAGGAGCAGTGGAGTTGGACTTTTTACGATTGTTCTTCTGTAGTTTAAAAAAACAGCACCACTGCCCTTTTAAAGCAATGATGCTGTATTTGAAACTTATTCTTCCGGAATGTCAACAATAATATAGTTCTCATTTACTTTATTTTGTTCAACTTCCTCTTCCTTAAAAAGGACATCGTTCCAGTTTTCATTATTTATTAAGCTATAACCTGTTGCCACAATATGAGGCATCCAACGGAAACTTGCAAAAGTAGTGTTTTTAAATGATGGAAGCGTCCCAACTTCATTTGTTATATTTCTATTAATAAAATAAAGATCATTTTGTGTGCTAGTTTTATCTCCAATAAGGCCCTGCCATTTTAGATAAGCGGTATTATTTGAAATTTGATAATAACTAATTACATTATTATAGACCTCAAGAAATTGATTGGATACCTTCTCTGGAAAATAATATTGGATACTTGAAGTATCCTCCGATGGCTCAAAGTTTTTGGGTAACTGAGAAACTCTAGGCATATTAATTACTGCATTTCTTGCAGTACTTAACTGATCACTTTTAAAATCATTAATCAGTTTCGAACTTGCTTTTGTGATAAATGCCGTTTGGGTCGACTGATTCCAGGTAACAGAACTGTTCATTGCTTCCGTCACAAAACGTAAAGGAATCATGGTTTTTCCATTATGAATAAATGGTGCAGTGCTAAGTTTAACGGTAACACCGTTCTTTTCTGCAGTTGTTTTATTAATCGTTAGCAGTAGATTAGTTTCCTTTCCTTTTACAGATACTTGTTTTGTTGTGTTGTTCCATTTAAAAGTTAAATCATCCAAGACTTTTGCCCCGGTTAAGCTAATGAAAACCTGGCCATTTTTTAAAAGTATTTCAGCAGAAGCAAGCTTTGAATTGTTGATAATTACATTTGTTTCCTTATTAGAGGCTGAAGCAAGACTGATGTCGTTTGAAAAAATTAACGTTGCGGCACATATTAATGCAGTAAATCCTAGTGACAATTTCCTCATGGTTATCCCTCCCAAATATTTTCAATTCCTATATATAAAACGTAAAAAAACACCAAAAGTTACAGGGATAATATTCTAATAATGAAATTTTTAGAACCATTTATCAAAAGTTTCAAATGTTATATTGCGTATCGTTACGTATTATGGTATAGTAATATCAATCCATTGAAATCACATTAGTGCGGGATACACTACTATGATTCCTATCCTATGGAAAATAAAAAATTAAAAATTGAGGTGTTATTATTTATGTATAGACATTTAGGTATGGTAACCAAGACTACCTCCAAAAAGTGGAACGGTATTCAAGCAGAAATTGTTCTCCCATCTACAGCTAATGCTACTGTTTATGGTTATATTGACTGGTACTTGGGATTAGGAGAAGCAGCAATTGAAAGTGGCATTTCGAAAAAAACAGGGGAAGGATATCAAGTATTCCTTGGTGGCGTGGGGCTAACGTATAAATCGAAGGCTATCTCACTCAAAGATGGGCAACGGGTTCGATTGAAACTTTACCAATACGCTAAAAACGGAGTACGTTATGTTGATATTCTTGTAAATGATGTTGTACAACATACAAGCCAATTCACATCTGCTACAAATTCTGCAGTTGGTGAAACAGACGTTGTAAAAATGGTTCATGGAGTTGAGGATCAAGGTCATTGTAACTATACTCAGGCAAGTTTCTCCAATGTCCAGTTGCGAACAGGCGATGGTTCCACTTATACTCCTTGGACCTCCAACGTTGGATTTTCCTTTGCAAAAAAGGAGCTTAATGGAAGTGACCCTGGTATGCTTGATACAATTACTGTTCATTCTCAATTGCCTTTGAGTACTTCATTGAAAGCCGCACGTTAATTTATAGAATTATCAATAGTCTATTTAATATGTCAATTAGAAGAGGCCGTTCTAAAGGTTATCAACTTGACCTGAGGGATGGCCTTGCTTTTGAGTTAAAATCATTAGTGAGCCATGATTTAGAGGACGCCAATTAAAAAACGTGAGCCCCGGGGTTGTTGCCCTCGGGGCTCGCGTTCATATCCTGCATAATTGCGGTTAAGCCGTGCGTTTTATGTTGCGTGGTTGCTCCGGATTCGGAAGTTCCGTTCCGCCTGCTCCGGGTTTGCGGAACAGTTTGCGCAGGTAAGGGAGCACGTAGTAGTCGAGGCCGATTTTGCCGGCGTTGGCAGCGGCGACGACGACCAGTACTTCAAGCAGCAGCATTTGCGCGTTCGTGCTTACCGTTCCGCTGAAGAGGAACGCCGCGTTCATCACCAGGCCCATCAGGGCGGCGAAGGTGGTGAAGGTGCCGAGGATCAGCCCCACGCCGACCAGGAACTCGCCGTAAGGAACAAGGACGTTGAAGATACCTACGTTAGGCAGGGCGAAATGTTCCAGGAAGGTGGCCCACCAGCCTTGGACAGCGGGATGATCGCCC from Paenibacillus macerans includes:
- a CDS encoding DoxX family protein, with amino-acid sequence MFNNFLRTNKIAMWLLTVIRVYLGYQWIEAGYHKITGGFDAAGFLTGAIANSTGDHPAVQGWWATFLEHFALPNVGIFNVLVPYGEFLVGVGLILGTFTTFAALMGLVMNAAFLFSGTVSTNAQMLLLEVLVVVAAANAGKIGLDYYVLPYLRKLFRKPGAGGTELPNPEQPRNIKRTA
- a CDS encoding copper amine oxidase N-terminal domain-containing protein, whose amino-acid sequence is MRKLSLGFTALICAATLIFSNDISLASASNKETNVIINNSKLASAEILLKNGQVFISLTGAKVLDDLTFKWNNTTKQVSVKGKETNLLLTINKTTAEKNGVTVKLSTAPFIHNGKTMIPLRFVTEAMNSSVTWNQSTQTAFITKASSKLINDFKSDQLSTARNAVINMPRVSQLPKNFEPSEDTSSIQYYFPEKVSNQFLEVYNNVISYYQISNNTAYLKWQGLIGDKTSTQNDLYFINRNITNEVGTLPSFKNTTFASFRWMPHIVATGYSLINNENWNDVLFKEEEVEQNKVNENYIIVDIPEE